The Zalophus californianus isolate mZalCal1 chromosome X, mZalCal1.pri.v2, whole genome shotgun sequence genomic interval CCGCCCAGTGCCGGGGCAGCCGCTCCCTGGAGCCTGTCTGAAGATCTCTCAGGCTCAGCCCCGGAGGAGGAgggctctggccctgggctggagcctggagcggccccgcccccgctgcAAACCACACTCCACCTGAAGGCTGCCCACCTGGTGGCCTTCCTGCTCCTCAAGTATCGCAGCCAGCAGCCCACCAGCCAGGCGGAGATGCTGGAGGTCATCGGCAACGACGCCCAGGTTGCCTTCCCTGTGATCTTGGGCCAGGCCTCCCAGTGCATGCAGCTGGTCTTTGGCGTGCATGTGAAGGAAGTGGACCCCGGCGACCACTCCTACGTCCTGGTCCCGGTCCTGGGCCTCACCTGTGACGGGATGCTGAGCGGTGAGCAGGGCATGCCCAAGAACGGCCTCCTGGTTTACGTCCTGGGGGTGATCCTCGTGGAGGATGACCGTGCCCCCGAGGAGGAGGTGTGGGAAGCGCTGGCGTTCGTGGGGGTGTATGCAGGCCAGGAGCACATCATCTACGGGGAGCCCAGGGAGCTCCTCACCAAGGTCTGGGTGCAGGAAGGGTACGTGGAGTACCGGCAGGTGCCCGGCAGCGACCCTGCCCGCTACGAGTTCCTGTGGGGTCCCAGGGCCCACGTGGAAACCAGCCAGTTGCAAATGGAGGAGTATTTGCTCCGGGTCAATCCTGGGCAGTTGGCTTCCGCGCTGGCCCTGTGTGAAGAGGCTGTGAGAGATGAGGGAGAGGGGGCCTGAGCCCCGGGGGCAGCTTCGCTGGGGTCGGCAGCTTCTCCTCCAGGGTGCTGGGCGTGAAGCGAGGCCACTTGTTGGTTCTTCCCTGgggcgtgtgtgcgtgtgtgtgtgcgcgcgtgtgcgtgaAGACAGAGCCCTGGGCGTCGTAAAGAGTGCAGGGCCGGGGAGGGTGGGAGCAGAAAGCAGGGCCAGGAGCCttctgggggtggcggggggggggggcagttcccTGGGATGACTCCCACATCCAGAGCTTGGTGTCCTGGAGAAAGCTCCCCTGTGGGGTTCCTTGCCATAGAAGGTCTCATCCGTTTCAGCGGCTGAGTGTGTGAGTGACAGCCACCCCGCAGCGTTTGTCCGTACCCAGTTCAAGAGTTAAGAGTTTTGTCATGTCCTGGAAACCATTTGGGACCCCTTGCCTCCTCGTTTCTGCTCCGGACCAAAATCACAGGGCACCGGTCTAGCGATGGGTTGAAAAGgcgaaagaaaggaggagggaagggatgggggtcaggaaatagagaaataaaaggaaaagtttgtTGGTTCTTGCTTCTGATGCCTTCCTGTCCGTCATTCCGCGAATACCAAAGGCACGCACCAGTGTGCTCCTGCGTTGGCCTGGTTCTTCCAGAGTGGAGGGGAGACGTCCTCCCAGCAGAGAGGGAGCCCTGCTCACTGGCTCCTTGATTCCCACACGTGGGCTGAGCTCTGCTCTCTGGAAGGCCCTGGGCGTGAGCAGTGAGGACACCAGCAGAAGCAGGACACGTCCCAGCCACAGGGGACTGAGTCTAGGGGCCGCAGTCCTggcaggaaggtggggaggggagccctgAGTCCTGCAGAAGAAACGGAGGCAGGGTGAGCGGGGGCGGCTCCCGGGGCGAGCACTGCGTTGGAGGTGCCCTGAGTCCTGGCGGCTGGGCGTGCCTGGTCCCCGTGATGGCTTCTGTGCGGCTGGTCCCTGGCACGCTGGGGTATGACAGCGGTCCTCCTTGGAGAAGGGGTGCCTCGGGTGTGGGAGCAGAGTCTGAAATGGATTAATTGCTCTGAGAATACCCATTGGTCCTGGAGAAGACAGAGCACTCCCTGTGACAGGAAGGAAGGGTGTTTGCTGCCTTTCAACTGCCTCAGAAATGGTGAGCACAAGAAAGAGAGTTCTGTTGCCTTTCCAACATAGGGTCTGTGGAGAGATCGGAACCCTTGTACACCCTTGTGGGAACGTAACCCGATAACAGCTGCTCTGGAAAAGTGTGTGACGgggcctcaaaaaattagaaatggaaatgacTGTATGAGCCAGCAATCCCAATTCTGGGCGTACagttaagatctttttttttttttttaagattttatttatttatttgacacacagagagagggagagagagagagagagagagggggagagagcacaagcagggggagcggcaggcagagggagaagcagacttcccgcatgagcagggagcccgatgcggggctcgatcccaggaccccgggaccatggcctgagccgaaggcagcggtctaaccaactgagccacccaggcgcccctacagttaAGGTCTTGAAGGCTGGGTCTCAAAACTCCTCTGTGTACCCATGTTCACGGCAACAGGATTCCTGATAGGTGAAATGTAGGTACGTTCATGTGATTCATAACGCAGATATATGGTTGGGCATTCAATGACCAAAATGCATTTCTCCTATATATTGGGTCTTGGTCCAGAGTCCTGGCTCTGAGCTCCCCAAACCCTCTTGCAATTCCAAACCCTGGAGAGTGATGAAGGTGTCTTTTGTTACGTGCCTGAGGTGACTTTGAGAAGCACCTAGGGAGGGGGCCTGATTGCCAAGTGCACCAGCTAGGGGGTTAGCGGGTGGGACCTttcagtccccccaccccctgaccacggggggagggcagaggggctgcCGATTGAGTGGGggagcctccataaaaccccaaaggGACAGGCTCAGAGAGCTTTCAGGTGGGTGACATGGAGATGCGGGCGGAGGGGCGCACTCAGAGGGCATGCAAGCTTCTCCGCACCCCTGCCCGCCTCCCGTGGCCCACGCAGCTCTCGCGTCTGGCTATTCCCAAGCTACATCCGTTGGCAAGCAGCCGGGGGTCTCGTCAGTGAGTTGTGTGCCTGAGTTCCGTGAGCTGCTCCAGCCCGCTCAGGGCACCGGCGGACGGGGTCCTGGGAACCTCTGCTTTAGGGCCTTTTGGTCACGAGCACCCAGAACAGCCTAGGGCTTGCGACGGGCAGGAGTGGGGTGGGCCGCCTGGTAGGACTGGGCCCTTAGCCTGTGGAACGCGCTGCTGTCTCCGGGTGGAGAATGGCAGAAGGGAGGTGACCGGTGGCCGCGCTGCCGGAGCCACCCCCGCTGTGTCACACTGCTGTCCGGCTGCTCGCAGGCTCGGCCGTCGGCGGTCCGTTTCGATTGCCCGCCTTGTGGCCGCTCCAGGGGCAGCACGGGAGCGTTCCTCAGGAGGGGGCAAGCTTCTAGGCGCGCTTCTGGGAAACCGGGATCACagagccctccccctgccccgcacGTCCCGGGTGTAGGGCTCGTCTTTCCTCCATGGTTCCAAAGTCAGCGTGTCCGTTCAGTAATCAAACTGCATTGTTTCGTcccccccccttctcccccaggcCCTCTTGTCTACAGGGCTCCTGTGCAAGAGGGTCTAAAGCATTTTCACAGACCAGCGTTGTCCTAGAAGGGAACCGAAAAGACTCGTCATTGTCAAGAGGTGGGCAGGATGACGACATCTTGAATttccagcagtttttttttttttaaagatttatttatttgagagagtgagagagagcacgagagggaagagggtcagagggtcagagggagaagcagacccccccgctgagcagggagcccgatgtgggactcgatcccgggactccaagatcatgacctgagccgaaggcagtcgcttaaccaactgagccgccccgGCGCCCCTTTCCAGCAGGTTTTGAAACGGGTGTCCATAACCCTTTGCATCCCGATCGCTTATCGCgtgagggggagaggaaagagcAAGGCCTTCCCGGGAAGGCTGGGTGAACACCCTCACCGCCTGGTGGGTGCAGCAGGAGCAGGCCGAGGGGCCCAGGCAGGCAGTCCTTGTTGCAGACTACAGCTAGCCAGGCTAGGCCCGCACGGTGAGTCCAAGGCACAGGGGTCTGCGTTGGATCTGTCCAGAGCGCATGGAGGCCTCCCGGTCCCGGGGATGGGCCCCCCGGGGACGTGCGGCTTCCGTGGGCATCCCGAGTCAGGAGTGCACTCACTGGTCTGTGTCGGAAATGCCACGCCCCCGGGCAGCTCTGTCTCCCTTGGTCGCAGGAGAGAACAGGCCCTCTATCGTGCACGTCTGCAAGGGACCGCGACGGTCCAGGACGGCCCCCAAGATGTGCGGACAGATTTGggacccccccaccaccccccaccccagagggaGGGTCCCAAATCTGCAAGGATCCCAGAGCTCAAGATCTGTTCGTGGAGCTTTGCCTGACTTCCTTTCAGCACAGCTGGTGCTGAGGCTGAACAGGCCCACCCACAGTGTACGCTTGCAGCTTTGGGCTCAGCGTGCAAGGCAGCCAACTAGGCTTTGGGAGCTCGGGGGCTAACAAAGTCAGTGGCTTTCGGGCAGCAAGTCGAGACACTGCCAGGCCAGACAGCGGCTGCCCAAGTCCCCGTGACGAGCAGACGCTTTCCCGAGCCTTTCTGGCCTTGCCCTCCTTCGCGTCTCCCCCGGAGCTGGGCTGAAAACCCTGCACCTCGCCGTGGATCAACATCAGCCTCTAAGGATCAGACCTGTGATTTCCCAAGAGCTCATGAGCAAACTGCAGGGGGCTCCAGGGATTGGGGGCTGGTCCAGGAAGAGGACAAGACCAGGACAGGCAGCAACACACAAGCGGCTCTCCTGGGTGGCGCCTGAACGGAGTCCCATTACAGGGGAGCCCCCTCACAGCGTGAGACTGCCCAGGGCCTTAcggtcggggggcggggggggcacgATGCAGGATGGCAGTGCTACGGTCTCAGTGAgttccgcccccctcccccagatacATCTGTTGAAATCCTAGGCACCAAACATGATGGtctttggaggtggggcctttgggaggtgtttAGGTCAAGAAGGTGGAAGCCTCGTGGATGGGAGGGAGCGCCTTGTACGAGAGGCTCCAGAGAGTTCCCCGGCCCCTTCCACCAGGaggggacacagtgagaaggtggcagCTGTGAACCAGGAGGGGGGCTCTCACTCCACCTTGCTGGCACCGTGTTGGCACCTTGCACCTCCAGCACCAGGAGAGAGAGCGATGTCCCGTATGCCTGAGCCGCTCAGGCTGTGGCGTTTTGCTACAGCGGCCCCGTGGGCTAATGGACAAAGGGCAGGGAAGGATCTGCTCGGGGAGGGGGCTCAGCTCAGCAGCTCGGGGGACCGGCTGGGGCTCTGAGAACCACAAAGCTCTCTCTTCTGTATTCTTAGCCGACGTGGCGTGAGGCCTGGTGGGGTATGGCAAGCAGGCAGGCTCCGAATGGCCCGAAGTCTGCCGCTTTGAGCTACATTTGAGGCAATCGTCAACATGAAAGAAAATTTGAGCTGGGCGCCGGGGGCCGTTGGAGCCGACGGGAGGCAGTCGGCTGTGATGAAATCCAGCACCTAGGGGCCCGCGCACACAGGACCCGTTTGGCTCATTTTGGGAACACGGCCTGAACCCTGCTTCTCCAGTCTCTCAAAGTCTCTGTCTCTCGGCaggctgcctctccctcccacgTGGCCCTCCTTTTCCAGGGGCTCCAGCAGGCAGGACGCGCCAGGAGACGGGTTCTGTTTCCGAATTTCAGAGTTCACAGCAGAGAGAGACCGTGGTGGAGTGACTGTGACGCCACGGCTCCCGGTGGGAGAAGGTCCGTGAAGGAGACGCGTCTGGCAGACTGCCGCAGGGCCAGCCAGCGGGAACCGGGAGAATCCGGGCCCCCCTGTGTACAGCCAGGGACGGAAGCTGGCTGGGAACCAGGCTCGCATGTGGCTCCTCTAGAAAGGCACGTTTTACCCGACGGCCCCGTGCCATGCTTAGCCTCTAAGGACATGCTTCCCCTTGTCCCCTGAGCCTCGGACGCTACAGAAACGTGACACCACCAGACCAGGAAGCGTCCTTTGCTGCTTGCCCCCCCAGCGTAccggaggggggggggagggggaaggcttCATGGCTTCAAGGCAGACAGAAGGGCCTGGCTCCACTTGCTCAGGTGGAACCTGGGCCGCTGACTCCACCTGCCACGGCCTCGGCTGGGCCTTTCCTGATACCTGCCCGAGGGACCGTGGTCCCGAGTGAATGGCCCAGACCCCAGGAGTGCTCAGCACGGCCACGGTGAGGCGGGTGTCCTCGCCGACGGCTCCTCCTGCCCCGTTACAACACAGAGCTGTTTTCCAGGACGCGAAAGCCCGCCCAGCTGCTGCTGGGGGGCACAGAACTTTCGGGGACCAGGTTCACATGGTGGTCTCTGCTGTCCTCAAGGACCGCCTTCCTAGTCTGGAGCGGGAGACAGGAGCATCTCGCCTGGGATTGCATGTGGGAGCTGGGGGCCGGGTATGGGTGCGCCAGGAGGGGAGACTTGAGGGGGCCCGGGCCCCAGAGGGGGGCCTCACGGAGGCAGCACCACAGGAGGGGGCAGCTCGGGGTCCGCCCCTGACAGGAGCTCCAGGTGTATGAGAGAGCAGTGCTGACAGGCACcgcggcgggggccgggggctggtGCCCCACACACCATGAGTGAAAGCCGCCGGAGGGCCTCTGGGCTGGCGGCTgcgggcccggggggggggggggcgggagagggcgGGCCTGCGACGTATGCCTCACGGCTTGTGTCCAGCCACGGATGCGTTCCTTCTGAGCCGTGGCTGAGAAAGTCCCCTCGGCTGGGACCTGAGCCAACCGCAGGGGAAGGGCGGTGCCTGCCGGGCATGGAGACCAGGAAGGGGGCAGCTCCCGGGACCCAGGGAGCAACGGA includes:
- the LOC118356487 gene encoding melanoma-associated antigen 8-like isoform X2 — its product is MPLGESKELQKLEAELQDPREAEHLPPAPLSWAAEAEEFLSPSSPSPSSSSRSSSSSSFALFLDTPEDGSAAGSPSAPQSPLSACPPPSAGAAAPWSLSEDLSGSAPEEEGSGPGLEPGAAPPPLQTTLHLKAAHLVAFLLLKYRSQQPTSQAEMLEVIGNDAQVAFPVILGQASQCMQLVFGVHVKEVDPGDHSYVLVPVLGLTCDGMLSGEQGMPKNGLLVYVLGVILVEDDRAPEEEVWEALAFVGVYAGQEHIIYGEPRELLTKVWVQEGYVEYRQVPGSDPARYEFLWGPRAHVETSQLQMEEYLLRVNPGQLASALALCEEAVRDEGEGA
- the LOC118356487 gene encoding melanoma-associated antigen 8-like isoform X1; its protein translation is MLRAFPIQAEWAPLSHARHPPRAEAGKAAGGAPTPCRCQGGEILFRGLTSAQQREPYLVSREKTSKIGQDSRKGRFGRMEGLWVACAHRAAPGACRQTEVIMPLGESKELQKLEAELQDPREAEHLPPAPLSWAAEAEEFLSPSSPSPSSSSRSSSSSSFALFLDTPEDGSAAGSPSAPQSPLSACPPPSAGAAAPWSLSEDLSGSAPEEEGSGPGLEPGAAPPPLQTTLHLKAAHLVAFLLLKYRSQQPTSQAEMLEVIGNDAQVAFPVILGQASQCMQLVFGVHVKEVDPGDHSYVLVPVLGLTCDGMLSGEQGMPKNGLLVYVLGVILVEDDRAPEEEVWEALAFVGVYAGQEHIIYGEPRELLTKVWVQEGYVEYRQVPGSDPARYEFLWGPRAHVETSQLQMEEYLLRVNPGQLASALALCEEAVRDEGEGA